The segment GCTGAGATCACAAACACCGTGAATGTAACTAGCGGCGCTATGATAGCAGTACCGTTTGCTAGACCACAAGTTAGACGGAAGTTCCGGGTGACTGACATAAAACACCATACCTAAGAAAACACGACCACAAAGAAGCCTTCTGAATAATTGAGAAAGGTATACTTCTTTCACACGAAGAGATTGAACCATGTTAGTGAGAGATTCGGTAAACCCTAACATCTTTACAGCCTGCGTAGACTTTTAGCAAACTGTAcataaagatttttaaaagaTCTGACCTTCATGGACCCTAACATAGAAGTTGTTATGTCTATGCGCGTTTGGATACCCCTGATCCAAATCTTTTGTGCGTTGCCCATCCAATTCGCCATAAGAAGAATGCTTGCAGTGCACAATAAAGCAACGGAGAAAGGAGCCAAGAAAGGCAGACCAAGTTGCCGATAAAGCAAATACATTGCGATGCCTAACTCTATTGGAACTGCCCATAGCTCGTGTATATTTGTAAATCCTTCACAGATTGTACCTGTAAGAAATGTAAGCAATGTTTACATAGGCCGTGAAGAATTTATTACTGGTATCATTTGCCATCAAAGTGACGGCAACCGACTCATCAAGAGCGGTAATACTCAAGTCAACAGTTTTTGCATATATCAAGCTTACTAATGAACCTCGTACAGCCGTGTTGAAACGATATGCCATGTGGTAATAGGCCCCATTGAAAACGGCCAATCCTAGGAAGACAAGGCCAAATGCTCCAGTCAAACTCCATCCTATGCTATCAGGCTGGCTTGGGTCGTTCGCGAAACCAACGGTTCTTTCTAGTAAGAAAGGCTGTGTATATTTGAAACCGGTTGTGCAAAGTCGAGGTACAATCCCAAGAGCAAATGCTCCACGTGTAGCTTTCAATGTTGACCAAAGCAAAGAATACGATCCGGTTTGATTGCTTGCATCCCACGTGCTCCTTGCTCTGGAGTACAAGTAATTTGAGCTCATTTCCTCACCAATGGGATACAAGTCTTCGTTTTTTATAACCCGTTGAAAACCGGTGGTCATGAGGGTATTCAACCACCAAAAGAAGCTGCGACTATAAATACCACTAGTAGTCTCTGGTGATGTGTTTCGATATCTGTCAAGTAGAATGTGACGCTTTTCCATCGCCTCGACAATGATGACCATGATTTTAACGCCAAGAGCACTAGTGAAGACTGCAGCAGTTGGATTGTTTGCATGAACTAACCAAAGTGACCTTGCCCTGGCTATATCGAAAGGCAACGTAAGCAAAAGCCATACATTGATGAGAGCAGACGGCCTGACAGAGTGGAGATGCTCAAGATGTGATAAAGCAAACAAGGCGAGGGCATCTACAAGTAGAAGAGCGGCAGCAGGTATTGTTGCACGTGTCTTCAATGTTGACGTTGTAGTATTCATAACTAAATAAACCGTTTGCATGACTGTGAAAACTCCTAAGAACATCTGTGGTAGCATTagttttcatttcatctcgcTTGAATAATCAATCGTACCAATTTATTGCTATGCAAAAAGCTAGAATTGACTTTTCTAGGTTGACCATGAAGCATCCATATTCGAATTGGTAGTAAGAGAAGTAAGATGACTGATGGtacaattgaaagaataacATCTTCGAATAGTGGAGTAAAGTCAAATCCCACGGACTTGGCTGGACCGAAGTCATTGATAGGGACATCAAGACTGGAAGTGTTACTCGACATGATTTCCAATTCGTTGATTGCTATTTCAAAGAGCAAAATTGAGGCGAACAGAAAAAGAGGTACATATATAAACAACTATTTATCGAGTCACTTGCAGATGGAAAGCTAGCCTATGCTACCCATGTCATGATGTGTCATCGGCCATGATCGGAGTTGAACACCGGAGTGGGAGAACAATAATAAGTAAGCTCTATTCCTATTCCGTGATTTGAAATCATCTCGCCATGAACACTCACTATGACTGCGGATCAATTTCTGACGTTATCTAGAGCGAAATCGTTGCCTAGAAAAAATCAATGTACAGGTATGCACGCCAAGATAATGGGCATATATCATAATTGTCCTATTCGATCTCGCAAATTCGAACATCACATCGTCGTCACTAAACGCGTGTTGAACACCAAGAGCTGCGCAAACACATCAAGAGCCTCAGCGTTTCAAGGATGTGTACacccgaagaagaaggtttgACAAAGGACGACGCGTACCAGGTAAGCATTGGATGAACTTCCAAATGCGATGGAATGGAGGAGCCCTATAATCTCACGAAGATACCAGCAACGTCTGTGAAAGAACAGAACAACGCATTTTCGCCTGTctccatcaaaaacaaagatgTCACTAGCACTGCTCCATATGGGAAAAGAGACGAGGGTTAGTGCTACACCGCCTGAACTTCGGGAATCAAACAATATGCAAGGTTAAGCTCAGCTACCCCGCCATTCTCACCCCCACACCTCACGATAACCGCATCATATCAACAACCAcaccatcatcattcaaGAACCCACAGCAAACACATTCAAGAATCTGCAACCACAACCATCTTATTTCGAAGGCGTTGCAGAACAACATGGGCAGTACTCGAGAAGCCAGCCACGCCGGCTCGTGGTATACATCAAATCCGAGCAAACTATCCTCGGAACTCGACAACTGGCTATCCCAAGTCCCCTCCACTATCTCCGACACAAAACTGCCTATTCCAGGTGCCCGAGTCATTATTGCACCGTAAACTATCCCCGTACATCTCTCCTCGTCAAAACTCTCTAACAAATCAAAGCCACGCAGGATATTCCTATTCCGGACCTGCCGCCGCCTGGGCCTACGCAACCCTCGATCTCTCCACCGCAAAACGAGTTTTCCTCCTCGGGCCCTCTCACGCTTGGTACCTCACTGAATGTGCGCTATCCAAACACTCCAAATATGCCACTCCCCTAGGAGATCTAACAATCGACACCGCTCTCGTCCAAGAGCTATCCGCCACGGGCGAATTCAAAAGAATGTCCACCGACCAAGATGAAACCGAGCACTCTCTAGAATTGCATCTCCCCTACATCTACaaacttctttctctcaacttcccctctccctcgTCCTTCCCCCCTCTAATACCCATCCTCGTCGGCAACACCAACGCGGCCACCGAGCGAAAATTCGGTTCCATTCTCGCACCCTACCTCTCCGACCCCTCCaacattttcatcatctcttccGATTTCTGCCACTGGGGTTCTCGCTTTCAATACACATACTATCTCCCTGCGAGCCCGTCCGCCGAAGTCCGCGACAAATCCGGCGGGTACTCACTTTCGCGCCGGGACAAAGCACCGACACAACCGCCAATCCATGAGAGTATAGGCCGCTTAGATCAATTATCCATGAGTGCTATTTCCGGGGGCGTGCATCAGGAGTTTCTGGATAATTTGGAAGAGACAGGGAATACGGTTTGTGGGCGACACCCGATTGGAGTTATAATGGCGGCGATTGAGAAAgtgaaggaggagaagagttTAGAtggggaaaagggaaaattcaaattcgtGAGGTATGAACGGAGCAATGAAGTCACGAGGGTGGATGATGGGTCGGTGAGTTATGCGAGTGCGTATGCTGTGCTGTAAATGTTGGTTTGCATTCTAAAGTTGATGATGAgcgatgatatgatgatttgaCGATTTTTTGGTGTTAAGATGGGTCAAATGCTCGGCGTATAATATTCAGGAATGGAGTATTCCGGAGATTTGCATTCTTacattctttccaaatcgaTTTCTAATGCATATGAATCAAATAGTCCCATTAGATTGATTCTCtgaaacaataataaattaatcgATTAATCTCTAGCTTCAAGTCCACAAGTGAGGAATGTCAAAATGTGTTTCATCAGGTGTGTATGTATTCTATCTAGGTTATTGATCTTCAAGGACGGATTTCTAATGCTATCTATTCACCTTTCGGACGGCTCTGTTTTTTCCTGGTtatttttgtcttttctccCCCCTTTCTCCTTATCGACACAATTCTTCTTAAGCCTATACACGCTCCTCATCCATGACATCTTATCCCATGCATCCCACCTCCTTTCAACCTCTTTTTCAAAGTTCCAAATTTCTCCCCCAAAACGTCATCCCCTGAATCGCTCTCGTCAAGCTCCTTCCCAAACTTGCCAGACCAATCCAAAACCTATCACCCTTCTGATAAAGCTGATCAAGCTCCATAactctttcctcctccatTGCCCACACATTCTCCCCCTTGACCCACGTCCCTAATACCTTCAAATTTCTCAGTTCCTCCACCCCTTGtccctccatccccatcacaTCCCTATCAACCACAATCCAATCAGCCCACTTCCCGATCTCAAGGGCTCCCGTTTtattttccaaattccaacCCCAAGCTGCATTACGCGTGAAACCATGAATTGCCTGTTCAATACTAAGACTTTCTTCCGGATACCAACCTTCTTTTCCTGAGGGTGAAGTTCCAGTCTTAGGATTGAGACGAGTTACTGCGGCATAGATACCATGAAAAGGATTCGGTGGTTCAACCGGGAAATCAGAACCAAGGACTGGCCCAGGATATGTTGATGTATTGTTATGAACAGGAGAGAAAAACGAACGCATGCGATAAGCAGAATTAGAAAGTCGTTCTTCACCGAGACGTGATGATGCATAGGCCATGTCAGATGTAGCATGTGTTGGCTGAATACTGGGAAGAATACCCATGTTTGCAATGCGTATTTGGTCATCGGGATGCTGCGAAGTTTGTTAGAAAGACATCAGCTGTTGATCTGGAACGTACTATAATTTGAGCGTGCTCAATTCTTAGCCTCTTTCCTTCATTGCATCCATAGCAATCAGATCCTAGAACTGCTTCGAATGCATTGATAGCAGCTCTATTGGCTCGATCGCCAATAgcatgaatattgatttggtAATCCCACTCGTAAAACTTAACGAATCAGTAAATATCATGCACAGAAAATAGGAAAGTAGTAATATACCTTCTTAACAACTTCCGTTAATTCAGTCTCGTTGATCAACATCATTCCACTAGTCTCAGGTTTATCCGAATATGGTTCCAACAATGCCGCGCCCCAAGAGCCTAAAGCTCCATCCGCAAAGAGTTTTATCCCTCCAAACAATAGCATATCACCTCCACCAGATCCATCTCTTATCACTTTCACCGTTCGCAACTCTTGATGACAAAAAGTATTTCTCTCATCACACTCAGCCATCACACGAATTCTAACAGTCAATTCGTCTCTCCTAGCCAAGTCTTGCAATATTTTCACATCTTCCATTCGCATACCAGCGTCACTCATAGCCGTAATACCTACCTTATTTAACTCCTCCATTGCGGTTTTAAGCCAGCGTACTTTCTGGGATGCATCTGGCTTAGGCGCGAGAGGATAGATGTAGTTATCCATTGCATTATCGCAAAAAACACCAGGTCCAGGATTCGTAATGATTTCTCCACCTGGAGGCGATTCAGGTAGAGGATccggaagaagagagaggacCTTTTCTGAAGTCCACACACAATGTATATCAACTCTATCGAGCATAATGTACAAATCCTTCAGTTCCGGGTCTTCAGCAAGTTGTTTCTAGAATTTTCATTAGCAGAGTTCTTTACCTAATACAAGAATGGAAAGTTGAATTCATACAGCTGTCGGCATCACACCTCCAAAATGGGCTTGATCCCATCCCACTCCCCTAATCCacttctccctccctccataACCTTCTCCCTCGTGTCTTCCCAGCCATTCTTTAATCCTGCTCTTCACATCATCCACGCTTTCCGCCTCATACAAACTCACACTCTCGAGCATCTCTCCATACTGCAAAATATGCCCATGCGATTCAATAATACCAGGCAACACATATCCATTCAGCCAAACAATTTTTTCTCCCTCATCTGCCTTTGGCACTCTTTCCAGAAGTTCAGTTACTGCATCGATCCTGACACGGAAACATTTCGGATTAGGAGTGTCAGGAGAAAGGGTGGTGATGGTATATGGCTCGCGGACGCAGTAGAGGGTTGAAGAGGTCCATGTATCGTAGAGAGAATGCAAATTGGCAGTTATAAAAAGTATGAGATATCCTACAACGAAGAAAGCGAGAGGATgcattatattctatttatcCTATCCTACTTGGCAGAATAAGAGACCGCCAGTGGAAAGGTGGAAGTGAGGGTGGTTTATATCACCATGTATGTATG is part of the Botrytis cinerea B05.10 chromosome 1, complete sequence genome and harbors:
- the Bcmho1 gene encoding Bcmho1 translates to MGSTREASHAGSWYTSNPSKLSSELDNWLSQVPSTISDTKLPIPGARVIIAPHAGYSYSGPAAAWAYATLDLSTAKRVFLLGPSHAWYLTECALSKHSKYATPLGDLTIDTALVQELSATGEFKRMSTDQDETEHSLELHLPYIYKLLSLNFPSPSSFPPLIPILVGNTNAATERKFGSILAPYLSDPSNIFIISSDFCHWGSRFQYTYYLPASPSAEVRDKSGGYSLSRRDKAPTQPPIHESIGRLDQLSMSAISGGVHQEFLDNLEETGNTVCGRHPIGVIMAAIEKVKEEKSLDGEKGKFKFVRYERSNEVTRVDDGSVSYASAYAVL